Sequence from the Polynucleobacter sp. Adler-ghost genome:
CGATGGCCTCATCTACAAACTCCTCAACGTGACCGCAGTCTAGGCAGACCAAGTGGTCATGGTGCTGACCTTCGTTCAGTTCATAAATAGCCCTGCCATCCCCTTTGCTGGACTCAAAATGACTGCGGAGCAAGAGGCCTGCTTGTTCAAACTGGGTGAGCACTCGATATACCGTGGCTAAACCAATTTCTTTGTCATCCTTGGCCAAGGCCATAAAGACGTCTTCAGCGCTAAAGTGCGTACCACCATTTTGATGAAAAAAGTCTAGGATTTTCATGCGTGGACCGGTTGCCTTCAGGCCAATGTCGCGTAAATCTGCTGGAGTCGGATTTTGGTTCATATTCGGGGTTTGGGAGCTAAAATCAATGTCTTAATGATACGGCCTGCCATGCAAATTTGCCTTCAACTTTTTACCCTTCTATTGAACTCCATTTTGAGGGTTTTTGAACTCGCTCGGGCGGGCTTAGTTATTGCTGCAGTGAGTTCAGCAATGATTGCCACTGGCTGTACTAGTGCTGTCGATGACACACAGCGTGCCTGGATGAACAAAGTCTTTAGACCTTATGTTCCAGATGTGGTGCAGGGCAACTTTATCTCCAGCGAGCAATACGCAAAGTTACAGGTCGGGCAGAGTCGTGAGCAAGTGCGTCAAATTCTGGGTACACCTTTGCTTGCAAGTTATTTCCATGCCAATCGCTGGGATTACGTTTTTGAATTTAAGCGCGCCGGTCAACAAATGAGTAAAGAGCGTCGCGTGACGGTGTTTTTCGAAGGCGATAAGCTGGTTAAGTTTCAGGGTGATGCATTGCCAACCGATGTCGAGTTGGTTGCGGAGATTGATGGCTATGCAAAAAGCAAACGCTCATTCTGGGAGGTCATGACTGGATCGAACAAGCCACCAGTAACCCCACCTTTGCAGCAGCCAGAGTTGCTGGTTCCCAGTCCAACGAATAATTTGCCCGCTGGGGCTACAGTGCCTGCAGCTCCTGCCAGCAGTTCATTTTGGGACTTTTTTAGCTTTTCAAAAAAGTCGCCAGATTCTCAGCCGGTGCCTCAACAGTTAGGTCCTGGTGCTCTTAACGTTCCACAGGCTAGTGAAGCAAAGTAAAGATAAAGTTGTGTTGATGTCGAGTGAAGTTTTTCGGCAACCCTGAATAAGAAACGAAGATACAAATGATGAAAATCGCAATTGCTGGTGCAACCGGCCGTATGGGAAAAATGTTGATCGAGGCAGTGCTCAATTGCACGGACGCTGAGCTTGTTGGTGCACTAGAGCATGAGTCTTGCCCTTTGCTTGGGGAAGATGCTGGTGCATTCTTGGGTAAAAAAACTGGCGTAGTCATGACATCGGATATTACGAAGGCTCTGAGTAGCGCTGAGTTTTTAATTGACTTCACTCGTCCCGAGGGTACGATGGCCCACTTAGCCGTGGCGCAAAAGACGAACAGCAAAATGATTATCGGTACCACCGGTCTTAGCTCAGAACAAATTGATAACCTGAAGAAAGCTTCTGCAAACTTGGCTATCGTATTTGCTCCAAATATGAGTGTGGGTGTCAATGCGACATTGAAGTTGCTAGAGATCGCCGCAAAGATGTTGAATGAAGGTTATGACATTGAAATCATTGAAGCCCATCACCGTCACAAAGTGGATGCACCATCTGGTACCGCCCTCAGAATGGGCGAGGTGATTGCAGATGCGCTTGGTGAGAAATTAGGTGATGTTGCGGTATATGCACGCGAAGGTCATACCGGTGAGCGCAAAGCTGGCTCGATTGGTTTTGCCACTATCCGTGGTGGAGATATTGTGGGTGATCACACTGTCTTATTTGCGGGCGAGGGTGAGCGCATTGAGATTAGCCATAAGTCTTCTAGCCGTCAGTCTTATGCACAAGGTTCTTTGCGCGCTGCACGCTTCTTGCAAGCTCAGGCTTCCGGTCTTTATGACATGCAAGATGTTCTTGGCCTGCGTAAGTGAATGTTCAGTAAATCAGAATAGAAGAAAAGAGTTGTATTGAATGAGTAAGGATTACGATCACCTCAGTATTGAAGCTGCTGCACGAGCTGATTGGGAAAGTGCGCAAGCTTATCAGGTAGCGGAGAACGCAGTAGATTCTTCCGGCAAGCCAAGACCAAAATACTACGCCTGTTCTATGTTGCCTTATCCATCGGGTAAGTTACATATGGGGCATGTTCGTAACTACACCATCAATGATGTGATGGCTAGGCAGTTGCGCATGCAGGGCTATAACGTACTCATGCCGATGGGCTGGGATGCGTTTGGTATGCCCGCTGAAAATGCAGCAATTCAGAATAAAGTACCACCAGCTAAATGGACCTACGACAACATTGCTTATATGAAAAAGCAAATGGCGGCGATGGGTCTTGCAATTGATTGGTCGCGTGAAGTAGCTACTTGCAGCCCTGATTACTATCGTTGGAACCAATGGCTCTTTTTAAAGATGCTTGAAAAAGGTATTGCTTATCGCAAGACCCAGGTGGTCAACTGGGATCCAATCGATCAAACCGTATTGGCAAATGAGCAGGTGATTGATGGGCGTGGTTGGCGCTCTGGTGCTTTAGTTGAAAAGCGTGAGATCCCAGGCTATTACTTCAATATCACTGCCTATGCAGAGCAATTACTTTCTGGTTTAGATAACTTAGGCTGGCCTGAGCGCGTCAAAACGATGCAGCAGAATTGGATTGGTAAGAGTCGTGGTGTGCGGTTTGCGTTTAAGCATGAGATTGCCGATGCGCATGCTAACTTTGTTCAAGACGGTCAGTTGTATGTATTTACGACGCGTGCTGACACCATCATGGGTGTTACTTTCTGTGCCGTTGCAGCTGAACATCCGTTGGCAACATTAGCAGCCGCCAATAATCCAGAGTTAGCTGCATTTATTGAGAAATGTAAAACAGGTAGCGTGATTGAAGCTGATCTAGCTACTCAAGAAAAAGAAGGCATGTTCACCGGCCTATATGTGACCCATCCACTAACTAATGAGCCAGTGCCAGTTTGGATTGGTAATTATGTCTTGATGTCATATGGCGACGGCGCTGTCATGGGCGTACCTGCACACGATGAGCGCGATTTTGCATTTGCTCTCAAATATGATTTACCAATTAAGCAAGTGATTGCTTTGCGAACCCCTTCGGACATGTTCAATACCAGCCATTGGCAAGATTGGTATGCCCAGAAAGATGATGTTGTTTGCCTCAATAGCGGTAAGTACGATGGCTTATCTCATGAAGAGGCAGTGGATGCAGTAGCCAAAGATTTAGAGCAAATGGGTATTGGTGAAATCAAAACCACTTACCGTTTGCGCGATTGGGGTATCTCTCGCCAGCGTTATTGGGGAACACCGATTCCGATTATTCATTGTGGTGATGAGAACAATCCTGGTTGTGGCGCAGTTCCAGTTCCTGAAGCAGACTTGCCGGTGGTATTGCCTGAAGATTGCGTACCGGATGGTAGTGGCAATCCACTGAATAAGCGTGCCGACTTCCTCAATGTGAAGTGTCCAAAATGTGGCAAGCCTGCGCGTCGTGAGACTGACACCATGGATACCTTTGTCGATTCTTCTTGGTACTTCATGCGCTATACCGGTCCAGATGCGAAGACCATGGTTGATGAGCGTAATGAATACTGGATGCCAATGGATCAGTACATTGGTGGCATTGAGCATGCGATTTTGCATTTACTCTATGCACGTTTTTGGACCAAGGTCATGCGTGATCTCAAGCTCATTACTTTTGATGAGCCCTTCCAGAACTTGTTAACGCAAGGCATGGTGCTCAATGAGACTTATTACTCTGAGGAAGCGTCAGGTAAAAAGACTTGGTTAAATCCTTTGGATGTAGAACTCGAGCTCGATGATAAAGGTCGCCCTCAAAGCGCCAAGCTGAAAGGCGATACCGCTGGCACGCCAGTCATTATTGGTGGCGTTGAGAAGATGTCTAAGAGTAAAAATAATGGCGTTGATCCTCAAGCTTTGATTGATCAATACGGCGCAGACACTGCACGCCTCTTTGTGATGTTTGCTGCTCCTCCTGAGCAGCAGCTTGAGTGGTCTAGTGCTGGTGTAGAAGGTGCCTCACGTTTCTTGCGTCGTGCTTGGATGTATTCCAGTAGTCAGGCGGATGCAATCCGTGCTGCCGATGCTGTATTACCAAGCGATTTAAATGATGCTGAAAAAGAATTGCGTCGTGAAGTGCATACCATTCTGAAGCAAGCTAACTTTGACTACCAGCGTCGCCAATACAACACAGTAGTTTCTGCAGCGATGAAGATGCTCAATGTCTTGGAGCCTGTAAAGCTCGGTGATAAGACTGCAGTGCGACCTGCTGTATTGCGTGAGTGCTTGAGTATTTTGATTCGGGTACTTTACCCAGTAGTACCTCACTTGACCCATGCTCTCTGGAATGAGATTGGGTGCGATCAATCGTTTGGCACTCTTTTAGATGCGCCATGGCCTGTAGTAGATGAAGCTGCGCTGATTCAAACAGAGTTGACCATCATGTTGCAAATTAATGGCAAGTTACGTGGCGATATACGTGTTCCTGCGGATGCAACTAAAGAGCAAATTGAGGCTTTGGCATTACAAAGTGAGCCAGCTATAAAAGTATTAAATGGCGCAGCACCTAAAAAGGTGATTGTGGTTCCGGGTCGCTTGATTAATATTGTTGCTTAGATCGCTAACGCTTTATTTTAAATAGAAACTAAACACATGCGCGTAAATCACCTTCGACGTACCATGCTTGGGTTTCTGACCTTGGCTCCAGTCAGTGGTTTGATTGCCTGCGGCTATCGTTTGCGTGGCATGGTGGATTTGCCATTCAAGGTTATTGCGATTACTGGTAACCCATCACCACCATTGCGTGCTGATTTGCAGACGGCTATTTTGACGGGTACAGATGCTAAGGTGGCTATCAATCCTAAAGATGCCGATCTCATTTTAGAAATTACCAGCGATCTCAATGGTCGTGAGATCTTGGCCTACAACTCCAATGGTCAAGTCTCTGCCTATCGCTTAAACATTCGAGTCGGATTTAGGGCGTATGACAATACTGGTGCGGATGTTGTGCCTGAAGCTGAAATCTATATGACACGTGATATGGATTTCTCGGTGTCTACCGTTTTGGCGAGCGACGTCCAGATACAGCAATTTCTATCTTTGATGCGCAGAGATCTTGCGGTGCAAATTCTGCGTCGTGTTTCTGCATCTGCTCGAGCACCACAGGCTCGAAGATTTTAAAGAATGACGATCAAATCGCATGGTTAAGAGCGATGCCCTACAGCTTCATTTGAAGTCACTGAATTCAGCGGCTTCATTAAAGCCTCTCTACATATTTAGCGGTGATGAGCCTCTTTTGATGATGGAAGCGATGGATCAATTGCGTTCCATTGCCAAAAAAATGGGTTACACCGATCGTGAAGTCTTATTGCAAGAGCGTGGGTTTGATTGGAGCGCTTTGTTAAGTGCTGGCCAAACCATGTCTTTATTTGGGGATAAGCGCTGGGTTGAGTTACGCATACCAACAGGTAAGCCTGGGCGCGATGGTGCTGATGCGCTTAAGCAGTTTTCCGCCCAAATCGAGTCTCAGTCACTAGGGCCTGATGGTCCAGATACGATTTTTTGCATCATTTTGCCCAAATTGGATAGCAAGACTAAAACCTCTGCTTGGTTTAGCGCTCTAGATGAAGCGGGTATGGCGATTCAATTGGATTCCTTGGATCGCACGCAATTGCCGCAGTGGATTGCGGGCCGCTTAAAAAAACAGGGTCAAGAGGTGCAGTCGGGCCCAGACGGCCAACGCGCCTTAGCCTTCATTGCAGAGCAGGTGGAGGGGAACCTCATTGCTGCTCATCAAGAGATTCAGAAGTTGGGTTTGTTGCATCCTGCTGGCATTCTTACTGAGGAGCAAATTCGGTCGGCTATTTTGAAGGTGGCACGGTATAACGTCTTTGAGTTGACTGAAGCCATGCTAGCTGGCGATCTGCCTCGTCTCAATCGCATGTTAGATGGCCTTAAAGGTGAGGGTGAGCCCCTAGTCCTGATTCTGTGGAGCGTAACTGAAGAGCTTCGGATACTATCGAAACTAAAGGCGGCAAGCGATGCTGGGGAGTCTGTGCAGAATTTAATGCGCACTAATCGCATCTGGGGTAATAAAGAGCGTTTATATCCCATGGCTCTAAAGCGAGTGCAGCCTTTGAGGTTGCGCAGGGCAATGCAGGTGGCTGCAGGTTTGGATCGTCAAGCCAAGGGATTGCATGCTGCGGAATTGCCGGCAGATCCTTGGGATGGCTTGCGTTTGGTGGGTAATTTGTTGCGCTAGATAAAACAATATTAATTTGACATAGTAAATATATGAGTAATTCAACAAATACCATTCAGCAAATGATGCAAGATGTTGGCCGACGTGCTCGTCAGGCATCACGCGCAATGGCGCGCGCATCAAGCGAGCAAAAAAATCAGGCGCTATTGCATATTGCCAAGTTAGTGCGTGAGCGTTCTGGGGAGATTCAGAGTGTTAATGCACTCGATGTTGCTCGAGCAAAAACCAATGGTCAAGATGCAGCGTTTATTGATCGCCTTACGATGACGCCAAAGACCATTGAATCTATGGCATTAGGTTTGGAGCAAATTGTTTCTTTGGAAGATCCGATTGGCAAAATAACGCCATTGCAAAAGCAGACTTCCGGTATTGAGCTTGGTCAGATGCGAGTGCCACTCGGTGTGATTGGCATTATTTATGAATCTCGCCCCAATGTGACGATTGATGCTGCTGCACTGTGCCTAAAATCCGGTAACGCAGTGATTTTGCGCGGTGGCTCAGAGGCGATTGATTCAAATTCCTTATTGGCACAATTGATTCAAGAAGGTTTGGGCGCTGCTAATTTACCGATGGATGCGGTGCAGGTTGTGAGTACTATAGATCGCGCTGCTGTCGGTGAAATGATCACCATGACTGAGTATATTGATGTAATCGTTCCTCGCGGTGGCAAGAGTTTGATTGCCCGCTTGATGGCGGAAGCGCGCGTGCCAATGATTAAGCATTTGGATGGTATATGTCATACCTATATTGATGCCGATGCGGATATTGCGATGGCGATTAAGGTTTGTGATAACGCCAAGACTCAGCGCTATGCACCTTGTAATGCGATGGAAACACTCTTGGTTAACAAAACCATTGCACCTCAAGTGTTGCCAGCGCTTTGTAAGATTTACCAAGACAAGGGTGTGGAGTTGCGTGTTGATGATCAAACCCGAAGTACTCTTGAGGCGGCAGGTTTTAAAGACTTAGTCAATGCCACGGAAGAAGATTGGAAAACAGAATATTTGGCACCCATTTTGTCGATTAAGACTGTGGCAGACATGGATGAAGCAATGGGTCATATTGAGCAATACGGCAGTAAACATACCGATGCCATCATTACTAATAATCAAGCGCAAGCGAATCGATTTTTGCGAGAAGTGGATAGTGCCAGCGTGATGGTTAATGCCAGTACCCGTTTTGCCGATGGCTTTGAGTATGGTCTAGGCGCAGAGATTGGCATCTCTAATGACAAATTACATGCCCGCGGCCCGGTTGGCTTAGATGGTCTGACTTCTCTCAAATACATCGTCATGGGTCATGGCGAAATTCGTACTTAAATGCGTACTTAATCTAGCCTCATAACAGAACGGAAATGATTCATCATGGGTAATGCATATTTATGGACCAAGACTTTTCATATCGTCTTGATTGCCTCTTGGTTTGCTGGTTTGTTTTATCTCCCACGCATCTTTGTGAACTTGGCCGATGAAAAAAATCCAGAAGTTCAGGCGCGCCTTCTAGGAATGGCGAATCGCTTATTTCGATTTATGACAATCTTGGCGGTACCTGCCGTATTGCTAGGTCTTGCTTTGTGGTTGTATTTCAAAATAGGTTCAGGCGAAGTATGGATGCATGCCAAGATGTTCTTCGTGCTTCTGGTGATTGGCTATCACCATGCGTGTTGGGGCTTGCTCAAAAAGTTCCGCAATGGCGTCAATACCCATTCAGGAGTTTGGTATCGCTGGTTTAACGAAGCGCCAGTCCTCCTCCTCTTGATCGTGACCGCTTTGGTAGTCATTAAGCCTTAATTTTTTTCATCCCTTTTAGATTGCTAGCCTCATGAGATTTTTTGTTGTTTGTCCAGGCGGACTGGAAGTGCCTCTTGCACAAGAGCTAGCAAGTATTGCGCAGCGTCCTGACTGTAAAGCGCTAGGTGCTTGGATGATTGATCCTACGCCTACGAGCCCTACAGGTGGGGTAGGTTTGGCGGCGCCAATATCGGCTGCTATGGCATTGAACTTGCATTCACGGATTGCCAGTCGAGTATTACTGCAGATGGCGGAATCGCCATACCGCCAGGAAGAAGATTTGTATAAGCTGGCTAGTGGTTTAGCTTGGGAAGAATGGTTTTCTTCTAATCAAACTCTGCGTGTTGATGTCACGGCGCATCGCTCCCCATTGAAGAGCTTAAATTTTGCAACCTTGAAAATCAAGGATGCGATTGTTGATCGTTTGCGTGATGTGACTGGTGATCGTCCCAGCATTGACACCGCATTTCCGGATGTACGGGTACAGGCCCATCTTACGGCTACTCATGCCACGATCTATTTAGATACTTCAGGTGAGGCCTTATTCAAACGTGGCTGGAGAGATGAAAAGGGCGATGCACCTTTAAAAGAAAATCTTGCAGCAGGTATCTTGTCAATTACCGGCTGGAGACCATCACAAACTTTATTTGATCCGATGTGTGGAAGTGGCACCTTTTTGATTGAGGCTGCTCAAATGGCTTTGGCTATTCCGCCGGGAGCTATTCGGGCAGGAATGTATGGTGATGACGCTAAGCCGAGTCGTTTGGCCTATCGCCCATTAGTTACTTCCGCTCATGGCTTTGGATTTGCGCGACTCAAGCCATTTAATGAGGTTGCTGAACAAAAGCGTTGGGCCTCTCTAAAAGACGCTGCACATGCTGAAATGATGGAGAAGCGTAAACAGTTCCCAGATTCAGAATCTTTGGGTATTAGCGGTGGTGATATTAATGAGCGCTTGGTAGCCATGTTTAAAGGTAACTGGCAGCGGGCTCAGTTGCCGGGATTGCCAGTAACCCGTCAAATTGATGCTTTAGCAAGTAGGCCGCCAGCAAATACTCAAAATGGTGTGATGCTATTGAACCCGCCTTATGGTGAGCGCTTGGTGATCAAGGGTGGACGGGGTCAAGATCGCGCTGCAGGTGGCGATATGGAGCGAGATTCATATGAACAGGCTGAAGAGCCAGGGGATCGCTATGCCTTTAATCTGGAAACAGGGCGTCAAAGTGCTAAACGCTCTAGCCGTGAGTCTCTCAAAAAGCTACAAGCTCAAGAAGAGCAGGATCCTAAATTTGTCGAGTTCTTAAGGCAGTTTGGCCAGCATCTCAAGGATACTTTTGGTGGCTGGAATGTCTTTGTGTTGACGGCAGATATGGCACTACCGGGGCAGTTGCGTATCAAGGAATCTAAGCGTACGCCTTTATTCAACGGCCCTCTTGAATGCAGGTTGTTTAAGTTCGAGATGCATCCAAAGCGTGATGCTGCATCCGATTTAAAATAAAAAAGATCAATAAGGGATACGGTAATGGAATTCAAAACATATATGTGCTTAATTTGTGGCTGGGTCTACGACGAGGCTGCAGGTTTGCCTGAAGAGGGTATTGCGCCAGGCACTCTTTGGAAAGATGTACCCATGAACTGGACCTGTCCTGAGTGTGGTGCACGCAAAGAAGACTTTGAAATGATGGCGATCTAATAGATCAATTTACTTAGGCAATATTTAAATTCATTATCTAAATCGGGAAAAGTATCTTGGGAAAAAATGACATCTTATTTGAGCGCGCACAAAAGACAATTCCTGGGGGTGTGAATTCTCCAGTACGCGCCTTTCGTCAGGTAGGCGGTACACCGCGTTTTGTTGCTAAAGCAAAAGGCCCTTACTTCTGGGATGCTGAAGGTACGCGCTATATTGATTTAATTATGTCTTGGGGTCCTATGATTGCGGGCCATGCAAATCCAGAAGTGGTGGAAGCAGTCAAGCGGGCTGCAGAAACTAGCTTTAGCTATGGCGCCCCTACCGAAGGCGAAATTGAATTAGCGGAACGCATTTGTCAGTTGGTTCCAAGCATTGAGCAAGTGCGGATGGTATCGAGTGGAACTGAAGCCACTATGAGTGCTCTGCGTCTTGCACGTGGTCATACGGGGCGTGATCTCATTATTAAATTTGAAGGTTGTTATCACGGCCATGCTGACAGTCTTTTGGTAAAAGCAGGCTCTGGTCTCTTGACCTTTGCAGATTCAACTCAAAATGCACCTTCCTCTGGTGGTGTACCACAGGATCTAGTTAAACATACCATGGTATTGCCATATAACGATGTGCAAGCCCTAAGGGAAGTATTCGCAAAGAAGGGTAATCAGGTTGCTGCGGTGATTATTGAGCCGTTTGCTGGCAATATGAACCTCATTAAGCCCTCAAAGGAATTTCTCTCGACACTGCGTCAGTTGACAAGCCAGCATGGCAGCGTGCTTATTTACGACGAAGTCATGACGGGCTTTAGGGTTGCTTTGGGTGGCGCCCAATCCTTGCAAGGTATTACTCCTGATCTCACATGTCTTGGCAAGGTCATGGGCGGCGGTATGCCGATGGCTGCTTTCGGCGGTAAAAAAGAAATCATGTCTAAATTAGCTCCGCTGGGCAACGTTTATCAGGCGGGCACCTTATCCGGTAATCCAGTGGCGGTAGCAGCAGGATTGAAGACGCTGGAGATTATTTCTCGAGAAGGTTTCTTCGATTGTCTAACTGGTCAAACTGAAAAACTGATGGCCGGCTTAAAGTTAGCCGCGGATGAAGCGGGTGTGCCATTTGCTGTTGATAGCGTTGGTGGTATGTTCGGCTTTTACTTTGCCAATGAGGTCCCAAGCTCTTTTGAGGCGGTCACTAAAACCGATATCGAAGCATTTAAGAAGTTCTTCCACTTGATGTTAGATCAAGGGGTGTACTTAGCACCCTCTGCTTATGAGGCTGGATTTACTTCCATTGCTCATGACAATACAGTTTTAGAAGAAATCATCACTGCCGCAAAAACTGCATTTAAGAAGCTATAAGAAACTATAAGGGGCAGAGTCAGAATTACATTCTGAGTGGATGGTCATAACCATCTACTTGGATAATTTTTAGATCCTTGCTTGGCTTACCTGATTCTGGAACTTCCATGGCAGTCAGTTTTCCACCCCAGACGCAGCCTGTATCAAGACCAATGACATTCTCATGTTGGAGTAGTCCTAGAGTGGACCAGTGCCCGAAGTAAATCAGGGAGTCTTGCGTTTTTCGTTTAGGAGTTTTAAACCAAGGGATATAGCCTTTGGGACCATCCTCAAAGCCTTCTTTGCTTTCAAATTCCATAGTGCCTGTTGGAGTGCAAAAACGAATACGGGTTAGTGCATTGGTGATGACGCGTAAACGCTCATATCCTTTAAGGGAGTTACTCCACTTATTTGGGGTGTTGCCATACATGTTCGCTAAGAAATCTTTATAGGATTTTTTGCGAAGCACTTTTTCTACTTCTTGCGCGCATTCAATCGTTTGTTGAAGATCCCATTGAGGTAAAACTCCAGCATGAACAGTAAGCACTTTTCCGTTACTCAGAGCCATTGGCCTATGGCGTAGCCAATTCATTAATTCAGCTCTATCAGGTGCATCTAGAATCGGTTGTACGGTATCTAGCCCTTTAGTTTTTCGGATGCCGGCATCTACCGCAAGCAAATGGAGATCATGATTTCCGAGAATGCACTCAATGTGTTTCTCTTCTTGTAATTTCTTGAGGTAGCGTAGGGTGCCTAATGAGTCAGGGCCTCTGTTTACGAGGTCACCTAAAAAAATCATCTTAGATTGGGCGGGTAGTTTTTTAACGAGC
This genomic interval carries:
- the fur gene encoding ferric iron uptake transcriptional regulator, producing the protein MNQNPTPADLRDIGLKATGPRMKILDFFHQNGGTHFSAEDVFMALAKDDKEIGLATVYRVLTQFEQAGLLLRSHFESSKGDGRAIYELNEGQHHDHLVCLDCGHVEEFVDEAIEKRQRDIAKNLGFKLQEHSLAMYGHCQKKNCRNKPKS
- a CDS encoding outer membrane protein assembly factor BamE — translated: MQICLQLFTLLLNSILRVFELARAGLVIAAVSSAMIATGCTSAVDDTQRAWMNKVFRPYVPDVVQGNFISSEQYAKLQVGQSREQVRQILGTPLLASYFHANRWDYVFEFKRAGQQMSKERRVTVFFEGDKLVKFQGDALPTDVELVAEIDGYAKSKRSFWEVMTGSNKPPVTPPLQQPELLVPSPTNNLPAGATVPAAPASSSFWDFFSFSKKSPDSQPVPQQLGPGALNVPQASEAK
- the dapB gene encoding 4-hydroxy-tetrahydrodipicolinate reductase; its protein translation is MKIAIAGATGRMGKMLIEAVLNCTDAELVGALEHESCPLLGEDAGAFLGKKTGVVMTSDITKALSSAEFLIDFTRPEGTMAHLAVAQKTNSKMIIGTTGLSSEQIDNLKKASANLAIVFAPNMSVGVNATLKLLEIAAKMLNEGYDIEIIEAHHRHKVDAPSGTALRMGEVIADALGEKLGDVAVYAREGHTGERKAGSIGFATIRGGDIVGDHTVLFAGEGERIEISHKSSSRQSYAQGSLRAARFLQAQASGLYDMQDVLGLRK
- the leuS gene encoding leucine--tRNA ligase; translated protein: MSKDYDHLSIEAAARADWESAQAYQVAENAVDSSGKPRPKYYACSMLPYPSGKLHMGHVRNYTINDVMARQLRMQGYNVLMPMGWDAFGMPAENAAIQNKVPPAKWTYDNIAYMKKQMAAMGLAIDWSREVATCSPDYYRWNQWLFLKMLEKGIAYRKTQVVNWDPIDQTVLANEQVIDGRGWRSGALVEKREIPGYYFNITAYAEQLLSGLDNLGWPERVKTMQQNWIGKSRGVRFAFKHEIADAHANFVQDGQLYVFTTRADTIMGVTFCAVAAEHPLATLAAANNPELAAFIEKCKTGSVIEADLATQEKEGMFTGLYVTHPLTNEPVPVWIGNYVLMSYGDGAVMGVPAHDERDFAFALKYDLPIKQVIALRTPSDMFNTSHWQDWYAQKDDVVCLNSGKYDGLSHEEAVDAVAKDLEQMGIGEIKTTYRLRDWGISRQRYWGTPIPIIHCGDENNPGCGAVPVPEADLPVVLPEDCVPDGSGNPLNKRADFLNVKCPKCGKPARRETDTMDTFVDSSWYFMRYTGPDAKTMVDERNEYWMPMDQYIGGIEHAILHLLYARFWTKVMRDLKLITFDEPFQNLLTQGMVLNETYYSEEASGKKTWLNPLDVELELDDKGRPQSAKLKGDTAGTPVIIGGVEKMSKSKNNGVDPQALIDQYGADTARLFVMFAAPPEQQLEWSSAGVEGASRFLRRAWMYSSSQADAIRAADAVLPSDLNDAEKELRREVHTILKQANFDYQRRQYNTVVSAAMKMLNVLEPVKLGDKTAVRPAVLRECLSILIRVLYPVVPHLTHALWNEIGCDQSFGTLLDAPWPVVDEAALIQTELTIMLQINGKLRGDIRVPADATKEQIEALALQSEPAIKVLNGAAPKKVIVVPGRLINIVA
- the lptE gene encoding LPS assembly lipoprotein LptE, with amino-acid sequence MRVNHLRRTMLGFLTLAPVSGLIACGYRLRGMVDLPFKVIAITGNPSPPLRADLQTAILTGTDAKVAINPKDADLILEITSDLNGREILAYNSNGQVSAYRLNIRVGFRAYDNTGADVVPEAEIYMTRDMDFSVSTVLASDVQIQQFLSLMRRDLAVQILRRVSASARAPQARRF
- the holA gene encoding DNA polymerase III subunit delta, which encodes MVKSDALQLHLKSLNSAASLKPLYIFSGDEPLLMMEAMDQLRSIAKKMGYTDREVLLQERGFDWSALLSAGQTMSLFGDKRWVELRIPTGKPGRDGADALKQFSAQIESQSLGPDGPDTIFCIILPKLDSKTKTSAWFSALDEAGMAIQLDSLDRTQLPQWIAGRLKKQGQEVQSGPDGQRALAFIAEQVEGNLIAAHQEIQKLGLLHPAGILTEEQIRSAILKVARYNVFELTEAMLAGDLPRLNRMLDGLKGEGEPLVLILWSVTEELRILSKLKAASDAGESVQNLMRTNRIWGNKERLYPMALKRVQPLRLRRAMQVAAGLDRQAKGLHAAELPADPWDGLRLVGNLLR
- a CDS encoding glutamate-5-semialdehyde dehydrogenase codes for the protein MSNSTNTIQQMMQDVGRRARQASRAMARASSEQKNQALLHIAKLVRERSGEIQSVNALDVARAKTNGQDAAFIDRLTMTPKTIESMALGLEQIVSLEDPIGKITPLQKQTSGIELGQMRVPLGVIGIIYESRPNVTIDAAALCLKSGNAVILRGGSEAIDSNSLLAQLIQEGLGAANLPMDAVQVVSTIDRAAVGEMITMTEYIDVIVPRGGKSLIARLMAEARVPMIKHLDGICHTYIDADADIAMAIKVCDNAKTQRYAPCNAMETLLVNKTIAPQVLPALCKIYQDKGVELRVDDQTRSTLEAAGFKDLVNATEEDWKTEYLAPILSIKTVADMDEAMGHIEQYGSKHTDAIITNNQAQANRFLREVDSASVMVNASTRFADGFEYGLGAEIGISNDKLHARGPVGLDGLTSLKYIVMGHGEIRT
- a CDS encoding CopD family protein, translating into MGNAYLWTKTFHIVLIASWFAGLFYLPRIFVNLADEKNPEVQARLLGMANRLFRFMTILAVPAVLLGLALWLYFKIGSGEVWMHAKMFFVLLVIGYHHACWGLLKKFRNGVNTHSGVWYRWFNEAPVLLLLIVTALVVIKP
- a CDS encoding class I SAM-dependent RNA methyltransferase, whose product is MRFFVVCPGGLEVPLAQELASIAQRPDCKALGAWMIDPTPTSPTGGVGLAAPISAAMALNLHSRIASRVLLQMAESPYRQEEDLYKLASGLAWEEWFSSNQTLRVDVTAHRSPLKSLNFATLKIKDAIVDRLRDVTGDRPSIDTAFPDVRVQAHLTATHATIYLDTSGEALFKRGWRDEKGDAPLKENLAAGILSITGWRPSQTLFDPMCGSGTFLIEAAQMALAIPPGAIRAGMYGDDAKPSRLAYRPLVTSAHGFGFARLKPFNEVAEQKRWASLKDAAHAEMMEKRKQFPDSESLGISGGDINERLVAMFKGNWQRAQLPGLPVTRQIDALASRPPANTQNGVMLLNPPYGERLVIKGGRGQDRAAGGDMERDSYEQAEEPGDRYAFNLETGRQSAKRSSRESLKKLQAQEEQDPKFVEFLRQFGQHLKDTFGGWNVFVLTADMALPGQLRIKESKRTPLFNGPLECRLFKFEMHPKRDAASDLK
- a CDS encoding rubredoxin; amino-acid sequence: MEFKTYMCLICGWVYDEAAGLPEEGIAPGTLWKDVPMNWTCPECGARKEDFEMMAI